Proteins from a genomic interval of Coccinella septempunctata chromosome 2, icCocSept1.1, whole genome shotgun sequence:
- the LOC123307643 gene encoding ribosome biogenesis protein BMS1 homolog isoform X1, with the protein MENIDTSDKKKAHRDRRSGRKAEKKKAKDKNVIVQTLTDKQRNPKAFGFNSAVKAERQFRRKQDVDTKKQHIPLVDRTPIEPPPIMITVVGPPKVGKTTLIKNLIKLWTKAPMTSIQGPVSIVIGKKRRITLMECNNDINCMIDLAKVTDLVLLLCDANFGFEMEVFEFLNICQVHGMPRIMGVLNHLDMIKNSKKLKTTKKTIKHRFWTEVYPGAKLFYLSGIIREDYLKNEIKNLGRFISVMKFRPLTWRSTHSYLLVDRLEDLTNEENVRNDPKCDRNISLYGYIRGVPLKKGSSVHIAGLGDMRIHDLSFLPDPCPLPEELKKRALIDKEKMVYAPFSGMGGIVYDKDAVYVELGGSHSHKERHNDDEVDNIVTNLIDAKQTLDTKMQHSELQLFTSSKKIRAEEMDEGVSEEEEDETEINMGNDSDSNLDSSDESDADESDADKSSDESDADKSSDESDADKSSDESDADESSDESSDESDADKSSDESDAGVKWKENLAKKAQEAFLERQSTSKNWMKLVYGVFELKIEKIQEDSTNMKKNDELGSLLKAVSRSQQQAIIDKESLNAVESSLVEPWNRTGEDWTTNENKMSIKNCFVTGEWKDSEDANELLKLDAASDMSDVESEVTDFEDLESGEKYTSQPKAEKRKRDESVTDDKEYRLKLAEKKRKLKERFDEAYDTGEKNSYYDELKCTAEKQAQLNKTCFENMPDDIRTQIEGFRPGMYVRMEFQNIPSEFITNFDPTYPVIVGSLNISEDKIGYVNVKIKKHRWYSKILKTADPLILSLGWRRFQTVPLFSKMEDDLKFRYLKYTPEHLSCNAHFWGPMTPQRTGFLALQSVESNPEILKNQGFRIAATGVVQELDKSTAIMKKLKLIGYPMKIHKKTAFIKDMFNSSLEVAKFEGAKIKTVSGIRGQIKKPVSKPEGVFRATFEDQIKMSDIVFCRTWYKVDVPQFYNPITNLLLPIEQKNTWKGARTTGEIKQERSIKSQINPDHLYEPIVREEKPFAPLVIPRKLQASLPYRDKPKHGIKMSEKKKGTSRVAVVLEPHEQKVGNMMKMIKSVYNHKQEKAKQQTKERLEKHRQYIEAQEEAKNKSVRKFKKEIMRKRSKKEMSKEK; encoded by the exons ATGGAAAATATAGATACTTCTGACAAAAAAAAGGCGCACAGGGATAGACGTTCAG GAAGAAAAGCTGAAAAAAAGAAAGCTAAAGACAAAAATGTAATCGTACAAACATTAACAGATAAGCAACGTAATCCAAAAGCATTTGGATTCAATTCAGCTGTTAAAGCCGAGAGACAATTTAGGCGCAAACAAGATGTAGATACTAAAAAACAACATATTCCCTTAGTAGACAGGACCCCTATTGAACCTCCACCTATAATGATAACTGTTGTTGGTCCTCCTAAGGTTGGCAAAACTACATTGATCAAAAATCTCATCAAACTATGGACAAAAGCTCCTATGACGAGTATTCAGGGTCCTGTATCAATTGTAATAGGTAAAAAAAGACGAATTACCCTTATGGAATGCAACAATGATATAAATTGTATGATTGATTTGGCTAAAGTAACTGATTTAGTGTTATTATTATGTGATGCAAATTTTGGATTTGAAATGGaggtatttgaatttttgaatatatgtcAGGTTCATGGAATGCCAAGAATAATGGGTGTTCTGAATCATTTAGACATGATTAAGAATAGTAAGAAGTTAAAGACTACCAAAAAAACTATCAAACATAGATTTTGGACCGAAGTTTATCCAGGTGCAAAATTATTCTACCTATCAGGAATAATTCGTGAAGATTatctaaaaaatgaaataaaaaacttaGGTCGTTTTATATCTGTTATGAAATTCCGACCCTTAACTTGGAGGAGTACACATAGCTACTTATTGGTGGATAGATTGGAAGACTTGACAAATGAGGAAAATGTCAGAAATGACCCAAAATGTGATAGAAATATATCTTTATATGGATACATTCGGGGAGTTCCCTTAAAAAAAGGATCATCTGTGCATATAGCTG GTTTAGGTGATATGAGGATACATGACTTGTCTTTCCTACCGGACCCTTGTCCCCTTCCAGAAGAACTCAAAAAAAGAGCTCTCATTGATAAAGAAAAAATGGTCTATGCTCCTTTTTCTGGTATGGGTGGAATAGTTTATGATAAAGATGCAGTATATGTAGAACTAGGTGGTTCTCATAGCCATAAAGAAAGACACAATGACGATGAAGTTGATAATATTGTTACAAACCTTATTGATGCAAAGCAAACATTGGATACAAAAATGCAGCATTCAGAATTGCAATTATTCACTTCCAGCAAAAAGATAAGGGCAGAGGAAATGGATGAAGGTGTGTCTGAAGAGGAAGAAGATGAAACAGAAATAAATATGGGGAATGACTCGGATTCGAATCTGGACTCTTCAGATGAATCAGATGCAGATGAATCAGATGCAGATAAATCTTCAGATGAATCAGATGCAGATAAATCTTCAGATGAATCGGATGCAGATAAATCTTCAGATGAATCAGATGCAGATGAATCTTCAGATGAATCTTCAGATGAATCAGATGCAGATAAATCTTCAGATGAATCAGATGCAGGAGTAAAATGGAAAGAAAATCTTGCTAAAAAGGCACAAGAGGCCTTCTTAGAGAGACAAAGTACATCCAAAAATTGGATGAAATTAGTTTATG gtgTATTTGAGCTAAAGATTGAGAAAATTCAAGAAGATTcaacaaatatgaaaaaaaatgatgagCTGGGAAGTCTGCTGAAAGCAGTATCAAGAAGCCAGCAACAAGCTATTATAGATAAAGAATCCTTGAATGCAGTTGAATCATCTTTGGTAGAACCATGGAATAGAACTGGGGAAGACTGGACtactaatgaaaataaaatgtcCATTAAAAATTGTTTCGTTACCGGTGAATGGAAAGACAGTGAAGATgctaatgaattattgaaattagaTGCTGCTTCAGATATGAGTGATGTAGAGTCAGAAGTTACAGATTTTGAAGACCTTGAAAGTGGAGAAAAGTATACTTCTCAGCCTAAAGCTGAGAAACGGAAAAGGGATGAATCTGTAACTGATGATAAGGAATATAGATTGAAATTGGCAGAAAAAAAGAGGAAACTAAAAGAAAGATTTGATGAAGCATATGATACAGGGGAAAAAAACTCGTATTATGATGAGCTCAAATGTACAGCAGAGAAACAAGCGCAGTTGAATAAGacttgttttgaaaatatgccAGACGACATACGAACTCAGATTGAAGGTTTTCGACCTGGAATGTATGTAAGAatggaatttcaaaatattccttcAGAGTTCATCACTAACTTTGACCCAACGTATCCTGTAATTGTTGGTTCCCTAAACATAAGTGAGGACAAAATTGGATATGTGAATGTAAAAATAAAGAAACATAGATGGTAcagcaaaattttgaaaactgCTGATCCTTTAATACTGTCTCTAGGGTGGAGACGTTTCCAAACTGTACCATTGTTTTCAAAAATGGAAGatgatttgaaatttcggtactTGAAGTATACTCCAGAGCACTTAAGTTGCAATGCACACTTTTGGGGACCAATGACTCCACAAAGAACTGGTTTTCTAGCATTACAAAGTGTGGAATCGAATCCAGAG ATTTTGAAGAATCAAGGATTCAGAATAGCCGCCACTGGGGTCGTACAGGAATTGGACAAATCCACAGCAATAATGAAGAAACTCAAACTAATAGGTTATCCtatgaaaattcacaaaaagactgcttttataaaag aTATGTTCAATAGTTCTTTGGAAGTTGCAAAATTTGAAGGGGCTAAAATAAAAACTGTTTCTGGCATAAGAGGTCAAATAAAAAAACCTGTCAGTAAACCTGAAGGAGTTTTTAGAGCAACTTTTGAAGATCAAATAAAAATGAGTG ATATTGTGTTCTGCAGGACTTGGTATAAAGTCGATGTTCCTCAATTTTATAATCCAATAACAAATCTTTTGCTACCAATTGAACAGAAGAACACATGGAAAGGTGCAAGAACCACGGGCGAAATAAAACAAGAACGAAGTATTAAATCACAAATTAACCCAGATCACTTATATGAG CCAATTGTCAGGGAAGAAAAACCATTTGCACCCCTTGTTATTCCTAGGAAACTCCAAGCTTCACTACCTTATAGGGATAAACCAAAACATGGCATTAAAATGTCTGAAAAGAAGAAGGGTACTTCTAGAGTTGCTGTTGTTTTGGAACCTCACGAACAGAAG GTCGGGAATATGATGAAGATGATCAAGAGTGTCTACAATCATAAGCAGGAGAAAGCTAAACAACAGACAAAAGAAAGGCTTGAAAAACATAGGCAATACATTGAAGCACAAGAGGAAGCGAAAAATAAAAGTGTGAGAAAGTTTAAAAAGGAAATTATGAGAAAAAGAAGTAAAAAAGAAATGAGCAAAGAAAAATAG
- the LOC123307643 gene encoding ribosome biogenesis protein BMS1 homolog isoform X3 — protein MENIDTSDKKKAHRDRRSGRKAEKKKAKDKNVIVQTLTDKQRNPKAFGFNSAVKAERQFRRKQDVDTKKQHIPLVDRTPIEPPPIMITVVGPPKVGKTTLIKNLIKLWTKAPMTSIQGPVSIVIGKKRRITLMECNNDINCMIDLAKVTDLVLLLCDANFGFEMEVFEFLNICQVHGMPRIMGVLNHLDMIKNSKKLKTTKKTIKHRFWTEVYPGAKLFYLSGIIREDYLKNEIKNLGRFISVMKFRPLTWRSTHSYLLVDRLEDLTNEENVRNDPKCDRNISLYGYIRGVPLKKGSSVHIAGLGDMRIHDLSFLPDPCPLPEELKKRALIDKEKMVYAPFSGMGGIVYDKDAVYVELGGSHSHKERHNDDEVDNIVTNLIDAKQTLDTKMQHSELQLFTSSKKIRAEEMDEGVSEEEEDETEINMGNDSDSNLDSSDESDADESDADKSSDESDADESSDESDADKSSDESDAGVKWKENLAKKAQEAFLERQSTSKNWMKLVYGVFELKIEKIQEDSTNMKKNDELGSLLKAVSRSQQQAIIDKESLNAVESSLVEPWNRTGEDWTTNENKMSIKNCFVTGEWKDSEDANELLKLDAASDMSDVESEVTDFEDLESGEKYTSQPKAEKRKRDESVTDDKEYRLKLAEKKRKLKERFDEAYDTGEKNSYYDELKCTAEKQAQLNKTCFENMPDDIRTQIEGFRPGMYVRMEFQNIPSEFITNFDPTYPVIVGSLNISEDKIGYVNVKIKKHRWYSKILKTADPLILSLGWRRFQTVPLFSKMEDDLKFRYLKYTPEHLSCNAHFWGPMTPQRTGFLALQSVESNPEILKNQGFRIAATGVVQELDKSTAIMKKLKLIGYPMKIHKKTAFIKDMFNSSLEVAKFEGAKIKTVSGIRGQIKKPVSKPEGVFRATFEDQIKMSDIVFCRTWYKVDVPQFYNPITNLLLPIEQKNTWKGARTTGEIKQERSIKSQINPDHLYEPIVREEKPFAPLVIPRKLQASLPYRDKPKHGIKMSEKKKGTSRVAVVLEPHEQKVGNMMKMIKSVYNHKQEKAKQQTKERLEKHRQYIEAQEEAKNKSVRKFKKEIMRKRSKKEMSKEK, from the exons ATGGAAAATATAGATACTTCTGACAAAAAAAAGGCGCACAGGGATAGACGTTCAG GAAGAAAAGCTGAAAAAAAGAAAGCTAAAGACAAAAATGTAATCGTACAAACATTAACAGATAAGCAACGTAATCCAAAAGCATTTGGATTCAATTCAGCTGTTAAAGCCGAGAGACAATTTAGGCGCAAACAAGATGTAGATACTAAAAAACAACATATTCCCTTAGTAGACAGGACCCCTATTGAACCTCCACCTATAATGATAACTGTTGTTGGTCCTCCTAAGGTTGGCAAAACTACATTGATCAAAAATCTCATCAAACTATGGACAAAAGCTCCTATGACGAGTATTCAGGGTCCTGTATCAATTGTAATAGGTAAAAAAAGACGAATTACCCTTATGGAATGCAACAATGATATAAATTGTATGATTGATTTGGCTAAAGTAACTGATTTAGTGTTATTATTATGTGATGCAAATTTTGGATTTGAAATGGaggtatttgaatttttgaatatatgtcAGGTTCATGGAATGCCAAGAATAATGGGTGTTCTGAATCATTTAGACATGATTAAGAATAGTAAGAAGTTAAAGACTACCAAAAAAACTATCAAACATAGATTTTGGACCGAAGTTTATCCAGGTGCAAAATTATTCTACCTATCAGGAATAATTCGTGAAGATTatctaaaaaatgaaataaaaaacttaGGTCGTTTTATATCTGTTATGAAATTCCGACCCTTAACTTGGAGGAGTACACATAGCTACTTATTGGTGGATAGATTGGAAGACTTGACAAATGAGGAAAATGTCAGAAATGACCCAAAATGTGATAGAAATATATCTTTATATGGATACATTCGGGGAGTTCCCTTAAAAAAAGGATCATCTGTGCATATAGCTG GTTTAGGTGATATGAGGATACATGACTTGTCTTTCCTACCGGACCCTTGTCCCCTTCCAGAAGAACTCAAAAAAAGAGCTCTCATTGATAAAGAAAAAATGGTCTATGCTCCTTTTTCTGGTATGGGTGGAATAGTTTATGATAAAGATGCAGTATATGTAGAACTAGGTGGTTCTCATAGCCATAAAGAAAGACACAATGACGATGAAGTTGATAATATTGTTACAAACCTTATTGATGCAAAGCAAACATTGGATACAAAAATGCAGCATTCAGAATTGCAATTATTCACTTCCAGCAAAAAGATAAGGGCAGAGGAAATGGATGAAGGTGTGTCTGAAGAGGAAGAAGATGAAACAGAAATAAATATGGGGAATGACTCGGATTCGAATCTGGACTCTTCAGATGAATCAGATGCAGATGAATCAGATGCAGATAAATCTTCAGATGAATCAGATGCAG ATGAATCTTCAGATGAATCAGATGCAGATAAATCTTCAGATGAATCAGATGCAGGAGTAAAATGGAAAGAAAATCTTGCTAAAAAGGCACAAGAGGCCTTCTTAGAGAGACAAAGTACATCCAAAAATTGGATGAAATTAGTTTATG gtgTATTTGAGCTAAAGATTGAGAAAATTCAAGAAGATTcaacaaatatgaaaaaaaatgatgagCTGGGAAGTCTGCTGAAAGCAGTATCAAGAAGCCAGCAACAAGCTATTATAGATAAAGAATCCTTGAATGCAGTTGAATCATCTTTGGTAGAACCATGGAATAGAACTGGGGAAGACTGGACtactaatgaaaataaaatgtcCATTAAAAATTGTTTCGTTACCGGTGAATGGAAAGACAGTGAAGATgctaatgaattattgaaattagaTGCTGCTTCAGATATGAGTGATGTAGAGTCAGAAGTTACAGATTTTGAAGACCTTGAAAGTGGAGAAAAGTATACTTCTCAGCCTAAAGCTGAGAAACGGAAAAGGGATGAATCTGTAACTGATGATAAGGAATATAGATTGAAATTGGCAGAAAAAAAGAGGAAACTAAAAGAAAGATTTGATGAAGCATATGATACAGGGGAAAAAAACTCGTATTATGATGAGCTCAAATGTACAGCAGAGAAACAAGCGCAGTTGAATAAGacttgttttgaaaatatgccAGACGACATACGAACTCAGATTGAAGGTTTTCGACCTGGAATGTATGTAAGAatggaatttcaaaatattccttcAGAGTTCATCACTAACTTTGACCCAACGTATCCTGTAATTGTTGGTTCCCTAAACATAAGTGAGGACAAAATTGGATATGTGAATGTAAAAATAAAGAAACATAGATGGTAcagcaaaattttgaaaactgCTGATCCTTTAATACTGTCTCTAGGGTGGAGACGTTTCCAAACTGTACCATTGTTTTCAAAAATGGAAGatgatttgaaatttcggtactTGAAGTATACTCCAGAGCACTTAAGTTGCAATGCACACTTTTGGGGACCAATGACTCCACAAAGAACTGGTTTTCTAGCATTACAAAGTGTGGAATCGAATCCAGAG ATTTTGAAGAATCAAGGATTCAGAATAGCCGCCACTGGGGTCGTACAGGAATTGGACAAATCCACAGCAATAATGAAGAAACTCAAACTAATAGGTTATCCtatgaaaattcacaaaaagactgcttttataaaag aTATGTTCAATAGTTCTTTGGAAGTTGCAAAATTTGAAGGGGCTAAAATAAAAACTGTTTCTGGCATAAGAGGTCAAATAAAAAAACCTGTCAGTAAACCTGAAGGAGTTTTTAGAGCAACTTTTGAAGATCAAATAAAAATGAGTG ATATTGTGTTCTGCAGGACTTGGTATAAAGTCGATGTTCCTCAATTTTATAATCCAATAACAAATCTTTTGCTACCAATTGAACAGAAGAACACATGGAAAGGTGCAAGAACCACGGGCGAAATAAAACAAGAACGAAGTATTAAATCACAAATTAACCCAGATCACTTATATGAG CCAATTGTCAGGGAAGAAAAACCATTTGCACCCCTTGTTATTCCTAGGAAACTCCAAGCTTCACTACCTTATAGGGATAAACCAAAACATGGCATTAAAATGTCTGAAAAGAAGAAGGGTACTTCTAGAGTTGCTGTTGTTTTGGAACCTCACGAACAGAAG GTCGGGAATATGATGAAGATGATCAAGAGTGTCTACAATCATAAGCAGGAGAAAGCTAAACAACAGACAAAAGAAAGGCTTGAAAAACATAGGCAATACATTGAAGCACAAGAGGAAGCGAAAAATAAAAGTGTGAGAAAGTTTAAAAAGGAAATTATGAGAAAAAGAAGTAAAAAAGAAATGAGCAAAGAAAAATAG
- the LOC123307643 gene encoding ribosome biogenesis protein BMS1 homolog isoform X2, translated as MENIDTSDKKKAHRDRRSGRKAEKKKAKDKNVIVQTLTDKQRNPKAFGFNSAVKAERQFRRKQDVDTKKQHIPLVDRTPIEPPPIMITVVGPPKVGKTTLIKNLIKLWTKAPMTSIQGPVSIVIGKKRRITLMECNNDINCMIDLAKVTDLVLLLCDANFGFEMEVFEFLNICQVHGMPRIMGVLNHLDMIKNSKKLKTTKKTIKHRFWTEVYPGAKLFYLSGIIREDYLKNEIKNLGRFISVMKFRPLTWRSTHSYLLVDRLEDLTNEENVRNDPKCDRNISLYGYIRGVPLKKGSSVHIAGLGDMRIHDLSFLPDPCPLPEELKKRALIDKEKMVYAPFSGMGGIVYDKDAVYVELGGSHSHKERHNDDEVDNIVTNLIDAKQTLDTKMQHSELQLFTSSKKIRAEEMDEGVSEEEEDETEINMGNDSDSNLDSSDESDADESDADKSSDESDADKSSDESDADESSDESDADKSSDESDAGVKWKENLAKKAQEAFLERQSTSKNWMKLVYGVFELKIEKIQEDSTNMKKNDELGSLLKAVSRSQQQAIIDKESLNAVESSLVEPWNRTGEDWTTNENKMSIKNCFVTGEWKDSEDANELLKLDAASDMSDVESEVTDFEDLESGEKYTSQPKAEKRKRDESVTDDKEYRLKLAEKKRKLKERFDEAYDTGEKNSYYDELKCTAEKQAQLNKTCFENMPDDIRTQIEGFRPGMYVRMEFQNIPSEFITNFDPTYPVIVGSLNISEDKIGYVNVKIKKHRWYSKILKTADPLILSLGWRRFQTVPLFSKMEDDLKFRYLKYTPEHLSCNAHFWGPMTPQRTGFLALQSVESNPEILKNQGFRIAATGVVQELDKSTAIMKKLKLIGYPMKIHKKTAFIKDMFNSSLEVAKFEGAKIKTVSGIRGQIKKPVSKPEGVFRATFEDQIKMSDIVFCRTWYKVDVPQFYNPITNLLLPIEQKNTWKGARTTGEIKQERSIKSQINPDHLYEPIVREEKPFAPLVIPRKLQASLPYRDKPKHGIKMSEKKKGTSRVAVVLEPHEQKVGNMMKMIKSVYNHKQEKAKQQTKERLEKHRQYIEAQEEAKNKSVRKFKKEIMRKRSKKEMSKEK; from the exons ATGGAAAATATAGATACTTCTGACAAAAAAAAGGCGCACAGGGATAGACGTTCAG GAAGAAAAGCTGAAAAAAAGAAAGCTAAAGACAAAAATGTAATCGTACAAACATTAACAGATAAGCAACGTAATCCAAAAGCATTTGGATTCAATTCAGCTGTTAAAGCCGAGAGACAATTTAGGCGCAAACAAGATGTAGATACTAAAAAACAACATATTCCCTTAGTAGACAGGACCCCTATTGAACCTCCACCTATAATGATAACTGTTGTTGGTCCTCCTAAGGTTGGCAAAACTACATTGATCAAAAATCTCATCAAACTATGGACAAAAGCTCCTATGACGAGTATTCAGGGTCCTGTATCAATTGTAATAGGTAAAAAAAGACGAATTACCCTTATGGAATGCAACAATGATATAAATTGTATGATTGATTTGGCTAAAGTAACTGATTTAGTGTTATTATTATGTGATGCAAATTTTGGATTTGAAATGGaggtatttgaatttttgaatatatgtcAGGTTCATGGAATGCCAAGAATAATGGGTGTTCTGAATCATTTAGACATGATTAAGAATAGTAAGAAGTTAAAGACTACCAAAAAAACTATCAAACATAGATTTTGGACCGAAGTTTATCCAGGTGCAAAATTATTCTACCTATCAGGAATAATTCGTGAAGATTatctaaaaaatgaaataaaaaacttaGGTCGTTTTATATCTGTTATGAAATTCCGACCCTTAACTTGGAGGAGTACACATAGCTACTTATTGGTGGATAGATTGGAAGACTTGACAAATGAGGAAAATGTCAGAAATGACCCAAAATGTGATAGAAATATATCTTTATATGGATACATTCGGGGAGTTCCCTTAAAAAAAGGATCATCTGTGCATATAGCTG GTTTAGGTGATATGAGGATACATGACTTGTCTTTCCTACCGGACCCTTGTCCCCTTCCAGAAGAACTCAAAAAAAGAGCTCTCATTGATAAAGAAAAAATGGTCTATGCTCCTTTTTCTGGTATGGGTGGAATAGTTTATGATAAAGATGCAGTATATGTAGAACTAGGTGGTTCTCATAGCCATAAAGAAAGACACAATGACGATGAAGTTGATAATATTGTTACAAACCTTATTGATGCAAAGCAAACATTGGATACAAAAATGCAGCATTCAGAATTGCAATTATTCACTTCCAGCAAAAAGATAAGGGCAGAGGAAATGGATGAAGGTGTGTCTGAAGAGGAAGAAGATGAAACAGAAATAAATATGGGGAATGACTCGGATTCGAATCTGGACTCTTCAGATGAATCAGATGCAGATGAATCAGATGCAGATAAATCTTCAGATGAATCAGATGCAGATAAATCTTCAGATGAATCGGATGCAG ATGAATCTTCAGATGAATCAGATGCAGATAAATCTTCAGATGAATCAGATGCAGGAGTAAAATGGAAAGAAAATCTTGCTAAAAAGGCACAAGAGGCCTTCTTAGAGAGACAAAGTACATCCAAAAATTGGATGAAATTAGTTTATG gtgTATTTGAGCTAAAGATTGAGAAAATTCAAGAAGATTcaacaaatatgaaaaaaaatgatgagCTGGGAAGTCTGCTGAAAGCAGTATCAAGAAGCCAGCAACAAGCTATTATAGATAAAGAATCCTTGAATGCAGTTGAATCATCTTTGGTAGAACCATGGAATAGAACTGGGGAAGACTGGACtactaatgaaaataaaatgtcCATTAAAAATTGTTTCGTTACCGGTGAATGGAAAGACAGTGAAGATgctaatgaattattgaaattagaTGCTGCTTCAGATATGAGTGATGTAGAGTCAGAAGTTACAGATTTTGAAGACCTTGAAAGTGGAGAAAAGTATACTTCTCAGCCTAAAGCTGAGAAACGGAAAAGGGATGAATCTGTAACTGATGATAAGGAATATAGATTGAAATTGGCAGAAAAAAAGAGGAAACTAAAAGAAAGATTTGATGAAGCATATGATACAGGGGAAAAAAACTCGTATTATGATGAGCTCAAATGTACAGCAGAGAAACAAGCGCAGTTGAATAAGacttgttttgaaaatatgccAGACGACATACGAACTCAGATTGAAGGTTTTCGACCTGGAATGTATGTAAGAatggaatttcaaaatattccttcAGAGTTCATCACTAACTTTGACCCAACGTATCCTGTAATTGTTGGTTCCCTAAACATAAGTGAGGACAAAATTGGATATGTGAATGTAAAAATAAAGAAACATAGATGGTAcagcaaaattttgaaaactgCTGATCCTTTAATACTGTCTCTAGGGTGGAGACGTTTCCAAACTGTACCATTGTTTTCAAAAATGGAAGatgatttgaaatttcggtactTGAAGTATACTCCAGAGCACTTAAGTTGCAATGCACACTTTTGGGGACCAATGACTCCACAAAGAACTGGTTTTCTAGCATTACAAAGTGTGGAATCGAATCCAGAG ATTTTGAAGAATCAAGGATTCAGAATAGCCGCCACTGGGGTCGTACAGGAATTGGACAAATCCACAGCAATAATGAAGAAACTCAAACTAATAGGTTATCCtatgaaaattcacaaaaagactgcttttataaaag aTATGTTCAATAGTTCTTTGGAAGTTGCAAAATTTGAAGGGGCTAAAATAAAAACTGTTTCTGGCATAAGAGGTCAAATAAAAAAACCTGTCAGTAAACCTGAAGGAGTTTTTAGAGCAACTTTTGAAGATCAAATAAAAATGAGTG ATATTGTGTTCTGCAGGACTTGGTATAAAGTCGATGTTCCTCAATTTTATAATCCAATAACAAATCTTTTGCTACCAATTGAACAGAAGAACACATGGAAAGGTGCAAGAACCACGGGCGAAATAAAACAAGAACGAAGTATTAAATCACAAATTAACCCAGATCACTTATATGAG CCAATTGTCAGGGAAGAAAAACCATTTGCACCCCTTGTTATTCCTAGGAAACTCCAAGCTTCACTACCTTATAGGGATAAACCAAAACATGGCATTAAAATGTCTGAAAAGAAGAAGGGTACTTCTAGAGTTGCTGTTGTTTTGGAACCTCACGAACAGAAG GTCGGGAATATGATGAAGATGATCAAGAGTGTCTACAATCATAAGCAGGAGAAAGCTAAACAACAGACAAAAGAAAGGCTTGAAAAACATAGGCAATACATTGAAGCACAAGAGGAAGCGAAAAATAAAAGTGTGAGAAAGTTTAAAAAGGAAATTATGAGAAAAAGAAGTAAAAAAGAAATGAGCAAAGAAAAATAG